AGGGGAGCTAGAAGTTTTCTTTCACGATGTGTTTAATGGAAAGGAAAAACTAATTATTGATTCCGAATCAGTTCACGACAATGATAATAACAAGACATATTCACAACTTTACTATTACAATATAAAAAATAAAAAGCTAGAGATATATAAAAAGATTTTTTTGGCCCCGCAGGGAGAATACATACCAAATCTTATGCGCTTTATTCCAACTATTTTAGGGCGGAAAGATTTTATTGAAAAATTGGACACAATCCTAAAATACTCAAAAGGGGACAATCTAGTAAGTGGAAATTTCAATGATATTGAGATTGGAGCACTTTTCTGCTCCGAAATTCTTTCTCCAAGCTTGTATAAGGAATTAACAAACGTACACAGTGCAGATTTTCTTGTTAACCTCTCTTCACAGTTGTGGTTTCATGGTTCTCGTACGCTCTACAGACAAATTATTAATGTTGCAAAAGTTCGCGCTGTTGAAAATAATCGTTATTTTGTTCAAGCGAGCAATTTTGTCCCTTCATTTATTATTGATAACACCGGAAGAATTATTGCAGAGTCTGAATGGAACAAAAATTCCGTATTATATGCGGACATAATAATACCGTAGTGAAAAAAATTTTATTACACAATCTTTCCGTTAAATATACAGATCCTAAACCAGGTCTCTACAATTTTGATCAGCTGGGGCTTTTTTTTGCAGACACAGGTGATGTGGTTTTGACTAGAGAAAAAATATCGGATGCATACATTTCTTTTTTAGAAAATGCGGGTATAAATTTACAGAATATAAAATTTATCTCTTCTAGGGATAAATTAGACAACAAGCCAGACGCTATTTTCCTTGATGTACAAATAACCAAAAAACTAGCTTCCATAATAAAAAACGATACATTAAACTGGATTCTCGACAGCTTTGTTTTAACAGAATACGAAGCAGAATGGGCAAAAAAAATAGGACTTTATTTTGAAGGAAATCCTGACCATTATTATTCACTTGGTAGCAAAAGTACGTTTAGATCTTTGGCAAAAAAATACAATTTTTCTATTCCAAAAGGGTATGAAAAACAAGCAAGCATAATAGACGGAGCCATTTCAACTTCACTCCTTTTTTTACAAGGCTTTTCTGAGGTGGTAGTAAAACAAGATGAAGGTGTTGCTGGATTGGGGTCGCAGAGGATTACGAGAGACAAATTCCTTTCGCACATTACTAAATTTAATCATTTATTTACAAATTCTTCCACGATTGGTGTAACACCAACACACTCTACTAATTTTATAGTAGAAGTATGGTATGCGGATGTGACTTGTTCGCCAAGTATACAATTGCACATCTCTTCTGATGGAAAAGTTGAACTCTTGTCAACTCATATACAACTATTAAATAATAACAAAATGCGTTATATTGGCTGTTTATCAAATCATTGGCTAGATAAAGATCTACATTCAAAAGTAGAGACAGAGGGAATTGCGTTAGCTCGTATTTTTTCCAAAAAAAGATACAGAGGCCACCTTGCTTTCAATGCTATTTATCTTAAAGATAAGCGTCTAATGTGGACAGAGATTAACCCACGCCGGGTTATATCATCGTATCCTTTCCAAATAAGAAAAAGGTTGTATGGAGAGGATGCAAACAAAAAAAGATATATTTCAAAGCAAGTAATTAAATCAAAGTGGTGTGGCAAATCTATAGAATATATTTTAGATGTGTTATCATCCGTACTTTTTACCAGTCAAAAAATGAGTGGAATTGTGCCCTTTGATTACGGGCTCTTACACGCCATAGGACAGCTATCTTTAGTTGGATTTGGTACAGATGCGGATGAATTAAATGAAATATTTAAATATGTTGACTCCATCTAATCTTATTGCATATTCAGCCATACTAAATATTTTATGTGCTTTTGAAAAAACAGGAGTATTTATTGAGTTGAGGAAAAATAAACAAGGCATTTCTGCGCCAACGCTTGCCCAACAACTTTCTCTACAAATATCTGTACTGGAACCTCTTTGTGATTTCTTGGTAATAAATGCACCAGAAATACTCCGAAAAAAAAATGAAAATTATATTTTAGGAGATTTATTTGACACAATACCAATGCAAAATAATTTATTTTTTTCTCTTGCATACGAACCAGTACTTACCAATCTTACAGGATTACTTAATGGGGAGATGAGATATGGTAAGGATATTTTGAGGAAAGGCAAGTATTTGCGTCAATCAAGTGCTCTCTATAATAATATAGCGTGGGATGCAATTATAGATATTTTGCGGAAGATGGAAATTAATACTATTGTTGATCTGGGCTGTAGTGCTGGGGATTTTCTAACCCATGTTCACAATGCTTTTCCACGTATACATGGTATTGGTATAGAAATTGATAACGAAGTAGTGGAGTTAGCAAACAAAATACTTGCTGAAAAAAAGTTAAAGCACCACATATCTATAAAAAAAGGAGATATTACTCGTCCGCAAATCTGGAAAGATGATGTTATGAAACATAAGGAACCACAACACACAATGTTTATTGGTATTACTGTATGGCATGAATTTTTATACAAAGGGGAAGAATATCTTTGCAACATTTTATCTCAATACCGCTCCTATTTTCCTGGTAGTTTTTTTATTGTAGTGGAATATAATGGTATACCTCTGGAGGATTTTAAAAACCTTCCAGAGGAATTTAGGGAAAGTGCGTCAGTGTATCAGTTAGTCCACCCTCTCACTCTTCAGGGGTTGCCACAGCCACCACAAAGATGGCAGACTATTCTTAAAAAATCTGGAATTCACATACATAAGACAATTTCAGTAAATCCAAATTCAACCATATATATAGGAATATTATAGTTATGAACAAACAACGTTTTTTTGATACACAACCAGATGAATTGTTACATGTTGTTCCAGTTGATGAGCATATCTTTCAAAATGGTATAGCAAACCAATCTCCGTTCCACCCCCTCTCTATACCCACAAAGATTAGATTAGCTTTTGTTCGCACATGGCTTAAATACACAGAAAAACTGATTGGCTCGAAACTTTATGTACACAATGAATTACGGGAGTTATTTGCCATTGATTCTCGTGTGCGGTCTTTGCTACTATCGCTTATTGAAAAAAAAATAGTTGTGTCATGGGAACGTTCTCTGCTTTCACCTGACCTACCCAACATCATGCATTGTTTTTTGAGACTTAATTTCTATACAACACCCTCTGGGCGCAAACGAACGATTCAGGGCAACAGAGGTGAAGGTGTTGGAAATACCATAAACGAAGCACTTATTATCGCACTGGCCGAATCATTGGAACGACATTCGTTATGTACGTGGGAATCAAGTCAAATTATACGCGGTTCTTTTAATGAACTGAAAGATAAAGGGGCGGTACATCCTGACACACTTACTTTTTTTTCAGAACATCAGCTTGGTATGAGTTATTTTGCCCGCAACCTTGTTTCTGAAGATAAAAAAATGGGGTGGATGAAAGCCCAGTCATTAACAGAAAAAAAGCAAAGTCTCATACCTGCACAACTTGTAAATATACTTTATACGGAAGAATATCCAAACGAACCATATTTTTTACCATCATCTTCAAATGGTGCAGCTGCCGCAATTTCGTTTGATGAGGCGGTAGTTAGAGCCATATGCGAAGCCATTGAACGGGATGGACTCTTTATTTTCTGGCTTAATGGTATATCTCCACCCAAAATTGATTTAGACAGCATCTCTATTCCAAGTGTGCAAAAATATATAAAAATTATTAAGCAGTATAAATTGGACTTACATATTCTTGATATAACAACAGACCTTGGAATACCAGCATTTTGCGCAGTGCTCATAGATAGTCATGGTGATGTGGC
This genomic stretch from Patescibacteria group bacterium harbors:
- a CDS encoding YcaO-like family protein, which produces MNKQRFFDTQPDELLHVVPVDEHIFQNGIANQSPFHPLSIPTKIRLAFVRTWLKYTEKLIGSKLYVHNELRELFAIDSRVRSLLLSLIEKKIVVSWERSLLSPDLPNIMHCFLRLNFYTTPSGRKRTIQGNRGEGVGNTINEALIIALAESLERHSLCTWESSQIIRGSFNELKDKGAVHPDTLTFFSEHQLGMSYFARNLVSEDKKMGWMKAQSLTEKKQSLIPAQLVNILYTEEYPNEPYFLPSSSNGAAAAISFDEAVVRAICEAIERDGLFIFWLNGISPPKIDLDSISIPSVQKYIKIIKQYKLDLHILDITTDLGIPAFCAVLIDSHGDVAVSISATAGFDVPRILERLVLEILKYPHVGKLPRTETFLKNLRDKYPNIETFEERRTIWSDKKMIPNIQFFLQGKTKKFSDVTTLYADLNTQSKLKMLVKTFKEKNHKCYIVDITSSEARDAGLAVVKAVIPTLMPFYFREREKCLGVKRLYTLPVEMGYLKQPLKEDKLNSTPHPFI
- a CDS encoding methyltransferase domain-containing protein, encoding MKYLNMLTPSNLIAYSAILNILCAFEKTGVFIELRKNKQGISAPTLAQQLSLQISVLEPLCDFLVINAPEILRKKNENYILGDLFDTIPMQNNLFFSLAYEPVLTNLTGLLNGEMRYGKDILRKGKYLRQSSALYNNIAWDAIIDILRKMEINTIVDLGCSAGDFLTHVHNAFPRIHGIGIEIDNEVVELANKILAEKKLKHHISIKKGDITRPQIWKDDVMKHKEPQHTMFIGITVWHEFLYKGEEYLCNILSQYRSYFPGSFFIVVEYNGIPLEDFKNLPEEFRESASVYQLVHPLTLQGLPQPPQRWQTILKKSGIHIHKTISVNPNSTIYIGIL